The Phocoena sinus isolate mPhoSin1 chromosome 17, mPhoSin1.pri, whole genome shotgun sequence genome contains a region encoding:
- the LOC116742699 gene encoding small ubiquitin-related modifier 2-like — translation MANEKPKEGVKTENNDHINLKVEGQDGSVVQFKSKRHMPLSKLMKAYCEHRNFSWLEMEDEDTIDVFWQQTGGVY, via the exons ATGGCCAACGAAAAGCCCAAGGAAGGAGTCAAGACTGAGAACAACGATCATATTAATTTGAAGGTGGAGGGGCAGGATGGTTCTGTGGTGCAGTTTAAGAGTAAGAGGCATATGCCACTTAGTAAACTAATGAAAGCCTACTGTGAACACAGG AACTTTTCATGGTTGGAAATGGAGGATGAAGATACAATTGATGTGTTCTGGCAGCAGACAGGAGGTGTCTACTAA